Genomic DNA from Caldicellulosiruptoraceae bacterium PP1:
CCTGCAAAAACAGGAACACCAAATAGGCCTAATAAAACATAGCCCAAAAGGCTTAAAAATGCATATACGGGAGGAAGGATGCTGGCTGTTAAAAAGATAGCAAATATCTGTAAAGTAAAAGGCACAGCTCCAAATGGTATAGATATTTGAGCACATATGGCTGTAACAGCAATCATCAACCCAGATAATACAATTTTAAAAGTTTTACTATTAACCATAGAAAATTACCTCCTATTGTAAACTTAATAATATTATATAGGTTTACAAATTAAAAATCAAATTTTTTATTAAGATAATTCAAATATGATGAAGTATAAACAAAAATAATTACAAATATTAAACGAATTTCTACAATTTACGACAAAATAAAAAGATGATAAAATAAAATTATTAAATATTTGCAGAGAGGTCCTTATGGGTTTAATAAAGAAAATTAGTTCGTTTATTCTTTTGTTATATATAATTTCCATTTTTAGTTTTTCTTTCGCCAGACATAGAGAAATAAAATATCAAGAGGCAATAAATTATCCACCACTGAAATATGTTGTTGATGGGAAGATTTATGGTTTTTCAAATGATCTTTCAATGCTTATTTTTGAAAATGATGTATTTAATGTTAAATATTCTTATGATAACTGGACACGAGTTTACAAAAGAATTAAAAATGGAGAGATAGATATTTGCGGAATTATAGCTGAAACTAATGAGAGAAAAAAATACATTGATTTCTCACAACCTGTTTATAAGGCACATGTTGGGATATTTACAAGAAAAGATTTCATGGATAATGTAAATAAAAATAATCTTTATAAATATAAAGTTGGTGTTTTAAAAGATTCGTTTATTGAAGAGTATTTAAAGAATAAACTTAGTATTTATGCATTAAAAGAATATGATGACTCTGAAGAAGTTGTAGATGCACTTATTAGCAATAAAGTTGATGCAATAGTCGAAGCTCAAGAAGTGGTTAATTATTTTTCTGCTCAAAATAACCTTTCAGATAAAATAAAACTACAGCAAGGCAATCTTTTTTCATCTAATTTTGCATATGGAATTAGAAAAGGAGATACTGAACTTTTAAATTATGTAAATGGTAGGATAGATTTTTTAAAGGATAAGGGGTTATATGAAACAATTTATCAGAAATATTTCTATGAAAACTCACCATATTATGTTAATAATTTATTAAAAAAAATATTAATAATTTCATTTTTTATTGTTATTTTTACTTTGCTTTTGATAGTTTTATTGCGTTTTGATATAAATGTGCTTAGAAAAAAACTTTCGGTTGAACAAGGTTTTTTACAAGCAATATTTGAAAATTCTAATGTTTTAATAATTATTCTTGATAAAGACGGTTTAATTTTGTCATTTAATAAATTTGCAGAATTTATAACGGGTTATTCAAAGGAACAGGTAGTAGGAAAAAAATGGATAGACATTTTTATACCAGATGAAAACAAGAATTATATGAATAATTTCTTTAGAAATGTATTTTCTTTTAATGTATACAACAATCATGAGAATGATATTATTGAAAAAAATGGAAGAAGAATAAGCATATTATGGAATAATAAGGTTATATTTGACCCAGTACTAAATAAAGATGTATTAGTTGCAATTGGTATTGATATATCTGCATTAAAAGAATCACAAATGCAGCTCGAAGAAATAAATTCTGAACTTGAAGAAAAGCTTAAAACAATAGAAGAACAGACAAAGCTTATTAAAAATAGTGAAGAAAGATATAAATTTATAGTGGAAAATATGAATGATGGACTATTTGAGATTGACCTTATTAACAATAAACTATCATCTTTTGTTAAATTAGATGATGAAAAAATAGAATACTTAAGTAATCAAAATGATGATGTTAAATTTTGGACTCATTATGTTATCCACGAAGATATTGAAAAGGTAAACAAGAAATTTAATGACTTGGTTAACAATGTAATTGACTATTGTGAAGACGAAGTTCGCTTTAATGCTGATAACCAAATAAGATGGCTAAACTTTAAGGCTAAGGTAATTAAGGATGTAAACGGTAACAATCAAAAAATTATTGGAATTTATACTGATATTACAAAAAAGAAGGAATATGAAGAAAAGTTAAGAAGGCTTGCTTACTTTGATGTCTTGACATTATTACCAAACAGATTAAGCTTTGAGGAACAATTAGTGGCAGCTTTAGATAACTATAAAGAAGGCATGTTTAGTATAGTATTATTGGTTGATATTGATAACTTTAAAAATATAAATGATGTATATGGACACTCTATAGGTGATAGGTTTTTAATATTTGCAAGTCAGAAGCTGCTTAAAATAGTAAATAGCTTTAATGGATTTGTTGCAAGGTTTAGTGGTGACGAATTTGCTGTATTAATTAATGATATAAAATCAAAAGATGAAATTCATAATATATGTGACAGCATCTTAAAAGAGATGAATACAACATGGACTATTGATGATATAAGTATATTTACATCTGTGAGTATTGGCGTATGTATTATACCAGATGATGGGAACTCACATCAAGAGATTTTAAGGAATGTTGATATTGCAATGCATTATGCCAAAGAAAAAGGTAGACAACACTATCAAATTTATATGCCATA
This window encodes:
- a CDS encoding EAL domain-containing protein — encoded protein: MGLIKKISSFILLLYIISIFSFSFARHREIKYQEAINYPPLKYVVDGKIYGFSNDLSMLIFENDVFNVKYSYDNWTRVYKRIKNGEIDICGIIAETNERKKYIDFSQPVYKAHVGIFTRKDFMDNVNKNNLYKYKVGVLKDSFIEEYLKNKLSIYALKEYDDSEEVVDALISNKVDAIVEAQEVVNYFSAQNNLSDKIKLQQGNLFSSNFAYGIRKGDTELLNYVNGRIDFLKDKGLYETIYQKYFYENSPYYVNNLLKKILIISFFIVIFTLLLIVLLRFDINVLRKKLSVEQGFLQAIFENSNVLIIILDKDGLILSFNKFAEFITGYSKEQVVGKKWIDIFIPDENKNYMNNFFRNVFSFNVYNNHENDIIEKNGRRISILWNNKVIFDPVLNKDVLVAIGIDISALKESQMQLEEINSELEEKLKTIEEQTKLIKNSEERYKFIVENMNDGLFEIDLINNKLSSFVKLDDEKIEYLSNQNDDVKFWTHYVIHEDIEKVNKKFNDLVNNVIDYCEDEVRFNADNQIRWLNFKAKVIKDVNGNNQKIIGIYTDITKKKEYEEKLRRLAYFDVLTLLPNRLSFEEQLVAALDNYKEGMFSIVLLVDIDNFKNINDVYGHSIGDRFLIFASQKLLKIVNSFNGFVARFSGDEFAVLINDIKSKDEIHNICDSILKEMNTTWTIDDISIFTSVSIGVCIIPDDGNSHQEILRNVDIAMHYAKEKGRQHYQIYMPYMMTNSLYKIDLEKRLRLAIENDEFEMFYQPIVDIKTLNISGVEALVRWINPDRGIIAPSEFIPIAEETGLIIYIGETIIKKSLKQLSIWNQKGINNIKLSVNISAKQFMQKDLITKIIDNISSSNIRFEDFEIEITESIAMGDIEYSSKMIKTLFEKGISIAIDDFGTGYSSLNYINKLNINRIKIDRSFTSGLEYDKESRTIVEVIVYLAHKLGLKVVSEGIESRFQYNFLKELNCDYGQGYLFSKPLPANEIEKLLLKGKIEI